One window of Desulfocurvibacter africanus subsp. africanus DSM 2603 genomic DNA carries:
- a CDS encoding acyl-CoA dehydratase activase: MLIAGIDIGSRSIELVALNGKGVAYRARTATTFDPLDQARRVLAEAPGRIDLLVATGYGRGLVESADLGLPVRTLTEIKAYGLGAHSLHPEARTVLDIGGQDTKAISLLPGGRVGRFEMNDRCAAGTGKFLEFMATAFQVPVEAFGAFACRGGGDVQIGSMCTVFAETEATSLMAKGERPENIALALHRAVVKRTVGMLGRVGLEFPLLFAGGVAHNPCAVKLLREVVAGEVIVPGEPDMVGALGAALWGAQQEGAVSV; the protein is encoded by the coding sequence ATGCTTATCGCAGGTATCGACATCGGCTCGCGCTCCATCGAACTGGTGGCGCTGAACGGCAAGGGCGTCGCGTATCGTGCGCGCACGGCCACGACCTTCGATCCGCTGGACCAAGCCAGGCGCGTGCTGGCCGAGGCACCCGGCCGCATCGATCTGCTGGTGGCCACGGGCTACGGGCGGGGGCTGGTAGAATCCGCGGACCTGGGCCTGCCGGTGCGCACGCTGACCGAGATCAAGGCCTACGGCCTGGGCGCGCACAGCCTGCACCCCGAGGCGCGCACCGTGCTGGACATCGGCGGGCAGGACACCAAGGCCATCTCGCTGCTGCCGGGCGGCAGGGTGGGCAGGTTCGAGATGAACGACCGTTGCGCCGCCGGCACGGGCAAGTTCCTGGAGTTCATGGCCACGGCATTTCAGGTGCCGGTGGAGGCGTTCGGGGCTTTTGCCTGCCGGGGCGGTGGCGACGTGCAGATCGGCAGTATGTGCACGGTCTTCGCCGAAACCGAGGCGACCTCGCTCATGGCCAAGGGCGAGCGGCCCGAGAACATCGCCCTGGCTTTGCACCGCGCCGTGGTCAAGCGCACCGTGGGCATGCTGGGCCGTGTTGGGCTGGAGTTCCCGTTGCTCTTCGCCGGCGGCGTGGCGCATAATCCGTGCGCCGTGAAGCTCCTGCGCGAGGTTGTGGCTGGCGAGGTCATCGTGCCTGGTGAGCCGGACATGGTCGGCGCCCTGGGTGCGGCATTGTGGGGCGCGCAGCAGGAGGGCGCGGTGTCGGTGTGA